A window of the Lactuca sativa cultivar Salinas chromosome 5, Lsat_Salinas_v11, whole genome shotgun sequence genome harbors these coding sequences:
- the LOC111910341 gene encoding subtilisin-like protease SBT1.4, with the protein MATSLSPSLLLLCFLFFSFVSVTVSTQTRSIDQTKTYIIHASKSEKPTTFSTHHRWYSSIVGSVSTSHQPSDILYTYERSVNGFSVRLTRAQAAKLRRLPGILSVIPDRRRTLHTTHTPSFLGLADTFGIWPNSEYGDDVIVGVLDTGIWPERESFSDEGLPPVPSTWKGSCETTSDFPATACNRKIIGAKAYYRGYTASLGSRLNETGGTLSPRDTEGHGTHTASTAAGAIVKDAGFFEFARGEARGMATKARIAVYKICWSEGCYDSDILAAMDQAIDDGVNIISLSVGSSGYAPQYYRDSIAIGSFGAMQHGILLSASAGNSGPDPYTATNIAPWILTVGASTIDREFPADVVLGDGRVYGGVSLYSGAGLDDTQYPLVYAGDCGSRYCYSGQLNSTLVAGKIVICDRGGNARVEKGSAVKIAGGVGMIHTNLDENGEELLADAHLLPATMVGAAGGDKIKEYLKSDPSPTATIVFKGTIIGTSPSAPRVASFSSRGPNYRTAEIIKPDVIAPGVNILAAWTGYTSPTDLDIDSRRVEFNIISGTSMSCPHVSGLAALLRRAHSTWTPAAIKSALMTTAYYIDDTGKNITDLATGEQSSPFVHGSGHVDPNRALNPGLVYDAGVDDYLSFLCAIGYDSKQIATFTKDPVDCSAGKFSNPGDLNYPSFSVVFDSKTGGVMKYKRVVKNVGSEVDAVYKVKVSAPQGVEVVVSPAKLEFSEEKKEVEYEISFSAGGGGSAAFGAIEWSDGVHNVRSPIAIQWKKSYGQMSM; encoded by the coding sequence ATGGCGACTTCACTCTCACcttctcttcttctcctttgttTCTTGTTTTTCTCTTTTGTATCTGTGACTGTCTCCACTCAGACGCGATCAATCGATCAAACAAAGACTTATATCATCCACGCTTCAAAATCTGAGAAACCTACCACGTTTTCCACTCATCATCGGTGGTACTCCTCCATCGTCGGATCTGTTTCGACGTCTCATCAACCGTCTGACATCCTTTATACCTACGAACGCTCTGTCAACGGATTCTCTGTTAGGTTGACTCGAGCTCAGGCTGCCAAGCTCCGTCGTCTCCCGGGGATACTCTCTGTGATCCCTGATCGCCGGAGAACGCTTCATACCACGCATACACCTAGCTTCCTTGGTTTGGCGGATACTTTTGGTATCTGGCCAAACTCGGAATATGGTGATGATGTTATTGTTGGAGTGCTTGACACCGGGATATGGCCTGAACGAGAGAGTTTTTCAGACGAAGGACTACCACCGGTTCCGTCTACTTGGAAAGGTAGTTGTGAAACCACGTCGGATTTTCCTGCGACGGCATGTAATCGGAAAATTATTGGGGCTAAGGCTTATTATAGAGGTTATACAGCAAGTCTTGGAAGCCGGTTGAATGAAACCGGTGGTACTCTTTCTCCTAGGGATACGGAAGGTCATGGAACTCATACGGCTTCTACGGCTGCCGGAGCGATTGTGAAGGATGCCGGATTTTTTGAGTTTGCAAGAGGTGAAGCCAGAGGTATGGCTACTAAGGCTAGGATTGCTGTTTATAAGATCTGTTGGAGCGAAGGCTGCTATGATTCCGATATACTTGCCGCCATGGATCAAGCTATCGATGATGGTGTAAACATCATCTCTTTATCGGTAGGATCTTCTGGCTATGCTCCTCAGTACTACCGAGATTCCATTGCTATCGGATCTTTTGGAGCGATGCAACACGGTATTCTCCTTTCCGCTTCCGCAGGAAATTCCGGTCCTGATCCTTATACTGCAACTAACATCGCTCCTTGGATTCTTACGGTCGGAGCTTCTACAATCGACAGAGAATTTCCGGCAGACGTTGTTCTAGGCGATGGGAGGGTTTACGGTGGCGTATCTCTTTACTCAGGTGCAGGACTTGACGACACTCAGTATCCTCTAGTTTACGCAGGTGACTGTGGTAGCAGATACTGTTACTCCGGACAACTAAACTCCACACTAGTCGCCGGCAAAATCGTGATATGCGATCGTGGAGGCAACGCTAGGGTTGAAAAGGGAAGTGCCGTGAAAATAGCCGGAGGCGTCGGAATGATACATACAAACTTAGACGAGAACGGCGAAGAGCTTCTCGCCGATGCCCATCTCCTACCTGCAACTATGGTTGGTGCTGCAGGTGGAGATAagataaaagaatatttaaaatccGATCCGTCACCAACGGCGACGATTGTCTTCAAAGGAACAATCATCGGAACATCACCATCAGCACCGCGTGTGGCTTCATTCTCAAGCCGTGGGCCGAACTACCGCACGGCGGAGATCATCAAACCTGACGTGATTGCTCCCGGCGTTAACATTCTAGCCGCTTGGACCGGGTACACCAGCCCGACCGATTTGGATATCGACTCTAGACGGGTTGAGTTCAATATTATATCAGGTACATCGATGTCATGTCCTCATGTGAGTGGCCTAGCCGCTTTGCTCCGTAGGGCCCACTCGACATGGACACCAGCTGCTATAAAATCTGCACTCATGACCACCGCTTATTATATAGACGACACCGGAAAGAATATTACCGATCTTGCCACCGGCGAACAATCCTCACCGTTCGTTCACGGATCAGGACACGTGGATCCAAACAGAGCCCTTAATCCAGGTTTGGTATACGACGCTGGTGTCGATGATTACTTGTCCTTCCTTTGCGCCATTGGATACGACTCCAAGCAAATAGCTACTTTTACAAAAGATCCAGTGGATTGCAGTGCCGGAAAGTTCAGTAATCCCGGCGATCTAAACTACCCATCTTTTTCTGTTGTGTTTGATTCCAAAACCGGCGGAGTTATGAAGTACAAGAGGGTTGTGAAGAACGTAGGGAGTGAGGTGGATGCGGTTTATAAGGTGAAAGTGAGTGCTCCGCAGGGGGTGGAGGTGGTTGTGTCACCGGCGAAGCTTGAGTTTAgtgaagagaagaaagaagtggAATATGAGATCAGTTTCAGCGCCGGCGGTGGTGGAAGTGCGGCGTTTGGGGCCATTGAATGGAGCGATGGAGTGCACAATGTAAGAAGCCCGATTGCCATCCAATGGAAGAAGAGTTATGGGCAAATGAGCATGTAA